AAGTTTTACTTTCGGTTTAGGGATGCAGTACCAGGGATTGAACCTGAGTGGTTCTTATACCTCTGGTACTTCGGCATTAAGGGGTTACGTTGATGGTAATTTCGAGCTGAGCCTAAGAATCCGCGTGTTTTAGTAGTTTATGATAAAATAAATAAGAAATCAGTAAAATCGCAAATGCGATAAGCGGAGTGAATGACATTGGAATAACTCCGTCAACAGAGAGGTGGGCTATGAGTGCTGACAGGTAGACAATACCTAAGGCAACATAGCCCCATTCTTTTAGACGCGGTGGTAATTTTGGCAGGATCAGGATCAATCCCCCGATAAAAGTACCGATGCCGGCCTCGAGATGAAACCAGTATGGGAGTCCTAAATGTCTTGTGCCTTCAAGCGCCATTGGCGCATTCAAGAAGAAGATTCCGGGTAAAATAAACAGTGCCAGCAGTACTGTCGAGATCCAGTAAATGATTTTAATGCTTTTGATATTCATAATAGGGTTAGATTTATATTGTAAAATTACCATCCGGTCCTGCAAAACAAGCAGGCGTTAAAGACAAAATAAGG
The sequence above is drawn from the Pedobacter cryoconitis genome and encodes:
- a CDS encoding DoxX family protein, with the translated sequence MNIKSIKIIYWISTVLLALFILPGIFFLNAPMALEGTRHLGLPYWFHLEAGIGTFIGGLILILPKLPPRLKEWGYVALGIVYLSALIAHLSVDGVIPMSFTPLIAFAILLISYLFYHKLLKHADS